In Pecten maximus chromosome 10, xPecMax1.1, whole genome shotgun sequence, one genomic interval encodes:
- the LOC117336549 gene encoding 3'-5' ssDNA/RNA exonuclease TatD-like — MRTQVQGDTRIVVSVGLHPHQVGEGQHLLPFLRCLDNSACGAFGEVGIDLTTNCTCRPRCRDPVACRRGQTEGQEVVLTTVLQRAVVKASLPLVLHCRDGGSGQAAASALKCIRQVPGATELVMHWHCFTGSVEQVQEWERYLPNLYLGVTALSLRTEASRRALREHDSGRLLLESDAPYLVPSGAGEGPNTPWLLGHVLRELAGLRGENPGQLAVVLNTNARRVYSLP; from the coding sequence ATGAGGACGCAGGTCCAGGGAGATACCAGGATCGTGGTATCCGTGGGCCTGCACCCTCATCAGGTGGGGGAGGGCCAGCACCTTCTACCATTTCTAAGGTGTTTGGACAACTCGGCCTGCGGGGCGTTTGGGGAGGTCGGAATAGACCTCACCACCAACTGCACCTGCCGGCCGAGATGCAGAGATCCAGTCGCCTGCAGGAGGGGTCAAACGGAAGGTCAGGAGGTCGTTTTGACCACGGTCCTTCAAAGGGCAGTGGTCAAGGCCTCCCTACCGTTGGTCCTTCACTGCAGGGATGGGGGAAGCGGCCAAGCGGCCGCTTCGGCCCTGAAATGTATTCGCCAGGTGCCCGGCGCCACCGAGCTTGTGATGCATTGGCACTGTTTCACAGGATCGGTGGAACAGGTGCAGGAATGGGAGAGGTACCTCCCAAACCTGTACCTGGGGGTGACGGCTCTGTCCCTCAGGACCGAAGCCTCTCGTCGGGCCTTGAGGGAGCATGACTCCGGTAGACTGCTGTTGGAGTCAGATGCTCCCTATCTGGTACCTTCTGGGGCAGGGGAGGGGCCCAACACTCCCTGGCTCCTGGGGCACGTGCTTCGGGAGTTGGCTGGTTTAAGGGGGGAGAACCCAGGCCAGCTGGCGGTGGTACTTAACACCAACGCCAGGAGGGTTTACTCCCTCCCGTAG